Proteins encoded together in one Triticum dicoccoides isolate Atlit2015 ecotype Zavitan chromosome 7B, WEW_v2.0, whole genome shotgun sequence window:
- the LOC119338846 gene encoding CASP-like protein UU-1, with the protein MVELESQDAATMKVASAKHVTTTVALRVGAAVASLAAAVLVVTNRQERWGVEVNFTMFDVWVAFVATNFFCTAYSLLTAIFVKKLIGKRWLHTVDQLVVNLQTAATAGAGAIGSVAMWGNKTSGWYAVCRLYRRYCDVGAVALALSLAAFLSLGSACALSRYPRTPARH; encoded by the exons ATGGTGGAGCTGGAGTCGCAGGACGCGGCgacgatgaaggtggcctccgcgAAGCACGTCACGACCACCGTGGCGCTGCGTGTCGGGGCCGCCGTTgcgtccctcgccgccgccgtcctcgtcgTCACTAACCGGCAGGAGCGCTGGGGGGTGGAGGTCAACTTCACCATGTTCGACGTCTGGGT GGCATTCGTGGCGACCAACTTCTTCTGCACAGCCTACTCGCTGCTCACGGCGATCTTTGTCAAGAAGCTCATCGGCAAGCGCTGGCTGCACACCGTGGACCAG CTGGTGGTGAACCTAcagacggcggcaacggcgggcgcAGGGGCCATCGGGTCGGTGGCCATGTGGGGGAACAAGACAAGCGGGTGGTACGCAGTGTGCCGCCTCTACCGGAGGTACTGCGACGTCGGTGCCGTCGCGCTCGCGCTCTCCTTGGCCGCCTTCCTCTCTCTCGGCAGTGCCTGCGCACTCTCCCGTTACCCCAGGACGCCGGCCAGACACTGA